Within Kineothrix sp. MB12-C1, the genomic segment TTACTCCTTCTTTTCCCATTCCTTTTATTTTAATACGGTCACCATCTCTTCGCTCATTCCCTCTCCTGCCATAACCTCTTCCGGGCGCATTTCCCCTATTTTCCGATGTATGCCCATCAAATACTAAAGCAGGAATAGGCATACGTCTATAATCCGGCATATTAGGTACTTCTCGCGGTAACGTCACCGCCGGGAATGCCTTAGCTTCCTCTTTGGCAAATGCTGTAATCTCTTCCGGCTTATAATGATCCATCTGAATAATACAGTCCGCAATCTGAAAATAAGAACCGGAGCTTCCCGCTACCAGAATACAGGATACTCCTCTTTCCTCATATAAGAATCTAGCCCTCTCTATAAAAGGTGTAATCGGCTCCTTATCTCTATGAACAACGCGCTGCATAAGCTCGTCCCTCACCATGAAGTTGGTGGCACTCGTATCTTCGTCTATCAATAACAGAGAAGAGCCGCTTTCAATCGCCTCCACTACATTCGCGGCCTGAGAAGTACTTCCGCTGGCATCCTCTGTCTCGAACCTTTTGGTATCCTTTCCACCCGGAAGATTATTGACAAATAATGAGATATCATCTCCCTTTACACTTCTTCCATCTTCCGCACGAATTTTCACCGCATCAGCAATAGTTACTACATATTCTCTGCCGTCTCCTGATATATGGTTATAGACTCCAAGCTCCAATGCTTTTAACAGGGTGGATTTTCCATGATAGCCCCCTCCTACAATTAAGGTAATCCCCTTTTTGATTCCCATACCGAATATCTCACCCTTATGAGGAAGCTGCATCCTCACCTCCATAGACTCCGGCGATAGGAACGGCACACTGTTCTTCATCGGTTTATCGGAAATTCCTGATTCCCTAGGCAGAACCGAGCCATTAGCCACAAAAGCTACAAGCCCCATTCCCTCCAAGTTCTCTCTTATATAATGCCTGTCATCTGCCAGGAACAATATCTTCTTTATCTCATCCTTATTTAGACGCGCATAAAAAAATACACTTTGCACACATTGAGGCAAAAAATCAAAAAGAATTTTCTCAAGTTCCTGTGAGCAAATGGTTCTCCCATTGGCAGGAAACCCAATTTCTATACGTACCGTAACATTTCCATTTTCCGGCGCAATCATACATGCTGTTCTCTCGATCACCTCTTGTCCACACCGGCTTACCGCCAAAAGCCCGCTCTTGCCGGAACCCTTCGCTTTAAAATTATACCGTTCTGCCGAGTCTCCGAATAGTCTGAGCAAATAATCCTGCATTGCTACCCTACGCTCCTTCTTCTCATAGCACTCCATGGGAAATCCCGCCTTCGTTCCCTCCACATGGATACTCACTTTAGACGGAGATGCGAAGGGATCACCCTGTACATGGTCAATGGATAGGGTATAATTTCCAAAGGAATATGCACCGCGAGTATCTTTATATGCAGGATAACCTTTACGATCTATGCTTCTAAGAAGTTTCTGTAAATCTGTCGATGTCTTCATTTTCATACCCCTCTGCACGCTTCGTGCGCATTCAAATAAATAAGTTGAAAACACATTTTATTCAACTTTATACTTCATATCTACAATTCAATTTAATTACGTCTTATCATATAACTTTTTAGAAGAAATGAAAACTAGTATTCCTAAAAATAATATAATAAAGTCTTTCCTATAATTCAAAAAAAGCTGTCGCTCCAGTAGATTATTCATCTACTGAGGCGACAGCCTCACTCATCCTCTTAAAATACTAGTAACTATTCAGTGCAGTAGGTGCACCAGCCTACTGAATAATTACAAATGACATTATTATACCAACTTTAGTTGTTCCAATACCGTATAGACTCCATCAGCATCTATATCCGGTGCGATCATATCTGCATACTGCTTTAATATTGGAACACTATTTTCCATCGCAATCCCAATATGAGAAAATTGAATCATCTCTATATCGTTATAACCATCACCTAAGGCAATTACTGACTCTTTCGTTTCATCAATATAGTTTAGGATATGACTTATTCCTACTGCCTTATTAATTCCTATTTTCGTCACCTCACCGCTACTCTTATCTGAGGCATCAACAATACTGTTCGGAAGGATATAAAAATAGTCAGAAAACTTTTCTTTTAGCTCATCCAGATTCCCTTTATAGTTAAAAAAGTTAATCTTCTCGATCTGATTGATATCCTTTGAATCGTGAATAATCATCATGATTCTTTCCATCTCTTCTGAGACGCCTGTTTCCGGATACATCTCTTGCATTAGGTTCAAGAGGTACTCTTTGGATGATTGCCAAACATAGCAAGCATCCTTCGCCCCATACAAAATGTGCGCATTCCACTGTTCCAAATCCTGTGATAGATGATAAAGCATTTCTTTATCCATCACATCGCGATAAATTTCCTTGCCTGCATATTCTACATAGGAACCATTTCCCAAGACCATACCTTGAAATTCCAAATCCAGAAGCTGTTCCGGCAACTCCACCTTACTACGCCCTGTGGCCAGAAATATTTTATGCCCCTTTTCCTTTAACCTTTGCAGTGCCAATCCCGCTGACTCCCGCAACACACCTTTATCATTTAAGAGGGTGCCATCGATATCAAAGAAAATCAACATGCTTTTCCTTTCCATTTACTTCACCCTCTTTCCATTAATTTACTGTGTCTGTTCAGCACCTCCACAGTTACATGTAAAAACTATTAAAGTCACCTTAGAACCATGTTACTGAATTAGCCCTCACGATAACTAGTATCACCAACAACTTCCATTGTATAATTACCGTCTTTATATTTCAAGATCGTAACAGAACAATTTCCAATATCTTCGCCATTGTAGTCATCAGGTACATACATCTCCAAAATAGTCGGTATCTGACTGCCGGATGATACTACCAGTACATTACCTCCACCTGCCGCAAGAGATTCTTCCACTAACTGGTTCATTGCCGCTCCGGCACGAGCCAAAATCTCATCATAAGACTCTGCCGCCTGTAACGCATCATTCGCTGCAATCGCATCCGCAATGCCACGGTCTCCTAAGATTTCATATACTTCGCCGTAGTGTGTCCATTCTTCGTCAAAAGTATATCCATATTCTTCGAAAATTGGATTCCACATCGCCGCATTGGTTCCGCCTTCATATCCTCCATAATTCCATTCATTGAAACCAACATTCTCTACCAGCATAGGTATTTCATTATCATTTTGCTCTAATATTAATTTTGCCGTTTTAATCTGACGCCCTAACTCACCACTATAGGCAGCGACAAATTTCACGTCTTTCAGTCCTGCTCCGACTAGTTGGGCCTGTTCAATTCCTACTCCTGTTAAAGGGGAATCACAGAATCCTTGTACCTGTCCGGTAGTATTAAAAAATGTCTTACCATGTCTTACCATGTCTTACCATATAAATTGTCACTTCATCCGACACTGGCACATCTGTTTCTGCATCGGCTATTTCCTCGGCTTCCGTATTCGCATCGACTTCTGTATTGGCATTTGCCTCCACATTGGTTTCCACCATATCTACACTTGTATCTGCGCCTTGCGTGTTTTGTGCTTTTTGACCACATCCTGCTAACGATACTGTTAGGCAAAGCAGAATTCCTATCACTGTCTTTTTCATCGTTTCCTCCATAGTTTCTTTTTTAGAATTTAATTTTTTAGATTATAGTCACTATATCTATGTTTATTATATTAATTCTTTTGTGCACTTTCAAATAAATGCAGTTCCATGATAGCGTAAATTTACTGTAGGATTTAATTGGGTAGAGAATCCCCTTGATGTGTTTTAGATTTAACCTCTTTTCACAATATACCTACTTTCTATTCTTTTTACAATCCCCAAATGTGGTTTTTAAAATAAGCTATCTTTTTCACTTCTGGAAAGGGAATGCTATGAGTTATCCTTTCTACATAGCGTTGTTCCTCTGTCAGTCGCTTGCTTTCCAATCGAAACATCTCGCTGCTTAAATAGATTCTTTCTTCTGTACCCACTGCTATGGGCAACTCCTGCTTTTGCATTCTCACCAACTCCAACATATTTCCTTTGTTTGCTTTATAAATCCTTAGCTTTGCCATTTGGTGAACTCCATGCTTACTCCACCCTAATGGTCTGGAACTCATCCTGTCTGCGTAGATATGGCTCACATGTCCTTCTGCACTGCATCCCACTTGTGTTTCTTTATTTCTCAAACCCTGCATGATCCCATCCCAATGCCCTAGGATATAAGCCATACTACTTTCTACCTTTTTCCTTTGTGCTTCGTTTTCTGTTATATTCAGGATTTTTTCAAAGGTCTCGGATGCCATCCATTTCGCTCTCTTGTGTATGGCACCATACAGTTCACTTCTTGCATCCTCTGACGAATCCATTAAATGCGAAGTTGCTGCTGTGATATATTTCTGCATATGGAATTTATCCAGTACGAAGGTTGATCCGGCTATAAATTTACGTCCGCTTTTTATCCAGGCTGCACCATCTCCATTAATATAAATCTGTTTTATGGCATCCATGTCATAGGTGGCGCTGATATACTCATAAATCTCTCGCCAGAACTGTTCTACTCCTTTGCTTCCCTCATATATGCCCCCAAAGTACTTCGGATTGATCAGCTTAAACCTTTCGCTTTTAGGCGCTTCTGATTCCGCACCTTCATATACATAGGCTATTTTAGGCATACTGGTGTTGCTTCGAGGTTTCGTGATATCTCCCTTTTTCTCGAGATACTGCAATGACACATGATCTTCATCTGCATCAATATAAAGATAGGAAACCTGTTTTTTATTCTCTATTTTTTCTGGTTTTGTATGAAATTTCAGATCATGTATCTTATTTTTTACTGTCTGTTTGCTGACTTTTTCGGAAAGACTGGCTCTGATTCCTCCTTTGCGATAGCTACTGTCGACCGCTTCCTCAAGCATCTGCGCCTGTGCATCTTCTGTCATCCTTACATGGCTTTCTAATCCCATGATCCGATCTAGCAGATATTCACAGGCTCCAGTCTTCTTGTTCTTAAACAGTGTCTTGCAATATCTCACAGTTCCAAGGCTGGTAATCAGGGATGTTTCATCTCGTCTGCTTATGACCCAGTTTCTCCTTCTGTATCCGCTGTTTCTCAGTTCTTCATCCATACTTTCAAAAGTCTCCGCAATCATGTCCAGTCCTAACTGTACTACACTATCTGTAATTCCATAGATAAACTCTGCTTGTTGTTGAGGATCTTTCAAAAACTTTTCCAGAACTCCTGTTAAATTTTTTGCCCCATTTTCTTCAAACTGTTGTATACTTTTAATCATAGAGAGCACCTTCCTTTGTGTCCGATTTTTTCTTAGTCGTTAAAATCATAACACAAAGAGGCGTTCTCTTTTTATTCAATTAATATCCTACAAAAACTTTACCCTAGCCACTTCCATATAAGTGGAACTCTTGTTATTATGCACAAGTGCCATATTGTTATAGCGGACTAGAAGAGTATGTATATGTAACTGTGAGAGTTAAATTGAGGTTTGTTTCCACATTCCCGGAAACAAACCTCAACTCGTTGCTTTTACTCTATATATTTTGTATTTATTACACCATCTTACATGCCAAAGGCATCCAATCCAATACATTACGGATATACATATCCCAGAATTCCCAGCTATGAGATCCGGAATACTT encodes:
- a CDS encoding HAD family hydrolase; translated protein: MERKSMLIFFDIDGTLLNDKGVLRESAGLALQRLKEKGHKIFLATGRSKVELPEQLLDLEFQGMVLGNGSYVEYAGKEIYRDVMDKEMLYHLSQDLEQWNAHILYGAKDACYVWQSSKEYLLNLMQEMYPETGVSEEMERIMMIIHDSKDINQIEKINFFNYKGNLDELKEKFSDYFYILPNSIVDASDKSSGEVTKIGINKAVGISHILNYIDETKESVIALGDGYNDIEMIQFSHIGIAMENSVPILKQYADMIAPDIDADGVYTVLEQLKLV
- a CDS encoding ISLre2 family transposase; the encoded protein is MIKSIQQFEENGAKNLTGVLEKFLKDPQQQAEFIYGITDSVVQLGLDMIAETFESMDEELRNSGYRRRNWVISRRDETSLITSLGTVRYCKTLFKNKKTGACEYLLDRIMGLESHVRMTEDAQAQMLEEAVDSSYRKGGIRASLSEKVSKQTVKNKIHDLKFHTKPEKIENKKQVSYLYIDADEDHVSLQYLEKKGDITKPRSNTSMPKIAYVYEGAESEAPKSERFKLINPKYFGGIYEGSKGVEQFWREIYEYISATYDMDAIKQIYINGDGAAWIKSGRKFIAGSTFVLDKFHMQKYITAATSHLMDSSEDARSELYGAIHKRAKWMASETFEKILNITENEAQRKKVESSMAYILGHWDGIMQGLRNKETQVGCSAEGHVSHIYADRMSSRPLGWSKHGVHQMAKLRIYKANKGNMLELVRMQKQELPIAVGTEERIYLSSEMFRLESKRLTEEQRYVERITHSIPFPEVKKIAYFKNHIWGL
- a CDS encoding ABC-ATPase domain-containing protein; this translates as MKTSTDLQKLLRSIDRKGYPAYKDTRGAYSFGNYTLSIDHVQGDPFASPSKVSIHVEGTKAGFPMECYEKKERRVAMQDYLLRLFGDSAERYNFKAKGSGKSGLLAVSRCGQEVIERTACMIAPENGNVTVRIEIGFPANGRTICSQELEKILFDFLPQCVQSVFFYARLNKDEIKKILFLADDRHYIRENLEGMGLVAFVANGSVLPRESGISDKPMKNSVPFLSPESMEVRMQLPHKGEIFGMGIKKGITLIVGGGYHGKSTLLKALELGVYNHISGDGREYVVTIADAVKIRAEDGRSVKGDDISLFVNNLPGGKDTKRFETEDASGSTSQAANVVEAIESGSSLLLIDEDTSATNFMVRDELMQRVVHRDKEPITPFIERARFLYEERGVSCILVAGSSGSYFQIADCIIQMDHYKPEEITAFAKEEAKAFPAVTLPREVPNMPDYRRMPIPALVFDGHTSENRGNAPGRGYGRRGNERRDGDRIKIKGMGKEGVMLNKETIHLHYVEQIADSEQVTALGYLLAYAQQKLFNGKYTVQEIVDKLMELMEKEGLSTVVPGSYLPAGMALPRKQEVFACINRCRSLQIKGL
- a CDS encoding histidine phosphatase family protein; this translates as MVRHGKTFFNTTGQVQGFCDSPLTGVGIEQAQLVGAGLKDVKFVAAYSGELGRQIKTAKLILEQNDNEIPMLVENVGFNEWNYGGYEGGTNAAMWNPIFEEYGYTFDEEWTHYGEVYEILGDRGIADAIAANDALQAAESYDEILARAGAAMNQLVEESLAAGGGNVLVVSSGSQIPTILEMYVPDDYNGEDIGNCSVTILKYKDGNYTMEVVGDTSYREG